In one window of Methanoculleus chikugoensis DNA:
- a CDS encoding UPF0179 family protein, whose translation MAKGKTKVTLIGTKLAKQGLDFVYEGDSCPECENCRVRKACHNLQPGRKYRVAAVRTNTRHDCPVHHEAVIAVDVMEAPLVALIGADMAIANSRISYEFSCPRTGCRSYRLCRPDGIIEGEKYVVGEVLGNAPDVCERGRALKLVELRPV comes from the coding sequence ATGGCGAAAGGGAAGACAAAGGTGACGCTGATCGGGACGAAACTCGCAAAGCAGGGGCTTGATTTCGTATACGAAGGCGATTCGTGCCCGGAGTGCGAGAACTGCAGGGTCCGCAAGGCCTGCCACAACCTGCAGCCGGGCAGGAAGTACCGCGTTGCCGCCGTCCGCACGAACACCCGGCACGACTGCCCCGTCCACCACGAGGCGGTGATCGCGGTCGACGTCATGGAGGCCCCCCTCGTCGCGCTGATCGGTGCCGATATGGCGATAGCGAACTCGAGGATCAGCTACGAGTTCTCCTGCCCGAGAACCGGGTGCCGGAGTTACCGGCTCTGCCGTCCCGACGGCATCATCGAGGGGGAGAAGTACGTCGTCGGGGAGGTTCTCGGCAACGCTCCCGACGTCTGCGAGCGGGGCCGGGCACTGAAACTGGTGGAACTCCGGCCGGTGTGA
- a CDS encoding ADP-ribosylglycohydrolase family protein, which translates to MHKMRAVGALVGLAIGDALGAPLEGLPPAPLAVTEMQGGGIHNVSAGQYTDDTLQASALAQTLLACGGFDSADFARRLVRVYHAHPEFFGPTSRAVLDLIEAGVAPTVAARMAHEERGGSRSNGSVMRGIPLGIFYPPGEVREASLAASRVTHFDPAAGEASAFVNRMVSGICRGEEVPVAFDRALAACEDRELRGPLEDYWAYPPEPSLDAVLCTHCAVRVFMDAVSFREAVVTAVNLGGDADTVGAIVGGLAGARYGFEAIPGSWLAALRDREEIVDLARRLAGVSRA; encoded by the coding sequence ATGCACAAGATGCGGGCGGTCGGGGCGCTCGTAGGGCTCGCAATCGGCGATGCGCTGGGCGCGCCCCTGGAAGGTCTTCCGCCGGCTCCGTTGGCCGTAACGGAGATGCAGGGAGGCGGAATTCACAACGTCTCTGCGGGCCAGTATACCGACGACACCCTCCAGGCGTCAGCCCTGGCGCAGACCCTTCTTGCGTGCGGGGGATTCGACTCGGCGGACTTCGCCCGCCGCCTGGTTCGGGTGTACCACGCCCACCCGGAGTTCTTCGGGCCGACGTCCCGTGCCGTCCTCGATCTCATTGAGGCGGGTGTCGCGCCTACTGTCGCTGCAAGGATGGCGCACGAGGAGCGGGGCGGGAGCCGGAGCAACGGGAGCGTCATGCGCGGCATCCCGCTCGGCATCTTCTACCCGCCCGGAGAGGTGCGGGAGGCGAGCCTCGCCGCATCCCGCGTGACGCACTTCGACCCCGCCGCCGGCGAGGCTTCGGCGTTCGTCAACCGGATGGTCAGCGGGATCTGCCGGGGGGAAGAGGTTCCCGTGGCCTTCGACCGGGCGCTTGCCGCCTGCGAGGATCGTGAACTCCGCGGGCCCCTCGAGGACTACTGGGCGTATCCGCCGGAGCCGTCGCTCGACGCCGTCCTCTGCACCCACTGCGCCGTCAGGGTCTTCATGGACGCCGTCTCCTTCCGCGAAGCGGTGGTCACGGCGGTCAATCTCGGGGGCGACGCCGATACCGTCGGCGCGATCGTCGGCGGGCTTGCCGGGGCGCGGTACGGGTTCGAGGCGATCCCCGGGTCGTGGCTCGCCGCGCTCCGCGACCGGGAGGAGATCGTCGATCTCGCCCGGCGGCTCGCAGGGGTGAGCCGGGCTTAG
- a CDS encoding UPF0058 family protein, which produces MQKEELLHLHMLLVHIRKYYESTTGEDVPTDQYNALHISPVHIHKNKVTHKKAILTLGSEIIHHIRANHNPYIEYHADFQSERIATEH; this is translated from the coding sequence GTGCAAAAGGAAGAGCTGCTCCACTTACACATGCTATTAGTCCACATCAGGAAGTACTACGAAAGCACGACGGGGGAGGATGTCCCGACCGACCAGTATAACGCTCTCCACATCTCACCCGTCCATATCCACAAGAATAAGGTCACACACAAGAAAGCAATTCTAACGCTCGGGAGCGAGATCATCCACCACATACGGGCCAATCACAATCCTTACATCGAATACCATGCCGATTTTCAGTCCGAACGTATTGCAACCGAACACTAA
- a CDS encoding tRNA uridine(34) 5-carboxymethylaminomethyl modification radical SAM/GNAT enzyme Elp3 codes for MNDTNILREIISRILSTSPSPADVQKTKLEVCREHGANMPKNSAILAAATPEERERLRPALQVKPTRTISGVAPVAVMTSPHPCPHGKCLPCPGGPEHPFASPQSYTGEEPAALRAREHAFDPYAQVQARLGQFEALGHHVDKAELIVMGGTMTARPLEYQEWFVGAAVQAMNDYPRAGTAQENPDLNAIFAANESARVRCVAATFETRPDWCREEHIDRMLSMGVTKVELGVQHLDDRILDHNRRGHGVADSVAANCLLRDAGLKVGFHMMPNLPGASMEDDRRMVRELFADERFRPDFLKIYPTLVTPGSEIEALWERGEYRPYTEEELIDLVAYAKSLLPEYVRLQRIQRDIPAKLIVAGSRHSNFRQLAEARLHSQGLRCRCIRCREVGRAPEPEEVAISTLVYRACGGEERFIQAGSKDALVGFARLRFPYNPFRDELAGAALLRELHVYGSVVPISAPASADEWQHRSFGSVLLSAAEEEARDHGYRRLAVMSGVGVRPYYRKQGYERVGPYMIKTFP; via the coding sequence ATGAACGATACCAATATACTCCGGGAGATCATCTCCCGCATCCTTTCTACCAGTCCGAGCCCTGCCGACGTCCAGAAGACCAAACTCGAGGTCTGCCGTGAGCACGGCGCGAACATGCCCAAAAACTCCGCGATCCTCGCTGCCGCCACGCCCGAGGAGCGCGAGCGGCTCCGGCCGGCCCTCCAGGTGAAGCCCACGCGGACGATCTCCGGGGTTGCCCCCGTTGCGGTGATGACCTCGCCCCACCCCTGCCCCCACGGCAAGTGCCTCCCCTGCCCCGGCGGGCCGGAGCACCCCTTTGCATCCCCCCAGAGTTACACTGGAGAGGAGCCCGCGGCGCTCCGGGCGAGAGAGCACGCCTTCGACCCCTATGCCCAGGTGCAGGCACGCCTCGGGCAGTTCGAGGCGCTGGGCCATCACGTCGACAAGGCGGAGCTGATCGTGATGGGCGGGACGATGACCGCCCGCCCGCTCGAGTACCAGGAGTGGTTCGTCGGGGCCGCCGTCCAGGCGATGAACGACTACCCCCGGGCGGGGACTGCGCAGGAGAACCCCGATCTTAATGCCATCTTTGCCGCGAACGAGTCGGCACGGGTCCGGTGCGTCGCCGCCACCTTCGAGACGCGGCCGGACTGGTGCCGGGAGGAGCATATCGACCGGATGCTCTCGATGGGCGTGACCAAGGTGGAACTCGGTGTCCAGCACCTGGACGACCGGATCCTCGATCACAACCGCCGCGGCCACGGGGTCGCGGACTCGGTCGCGGCGAACTGCCTCCTCCGGGACGCCGGGCTGAAGGTCGGGTTCCACATGATGCCGAACCTCCCCGGGGCGAGTATGGAGGACGACCGGCGGATGGTTCGGGAACTCTTCGCCGATGAGCGGTTCCGACCGGACTTCCTGAAGATCTACCCGACCCTGGTGACGCCGGGATCAGAGATCGAGGCGCTCTGGGAGCGGGGAGAGTACCGTCCCTACACCGAGGAGGAACTGATCGACCTCGTCGCCTACGCGAAGTCCCTCCTCCCGGAATACGTTCGCCTCCAGCGGATCCAGCGCGACATCCCGGCGAAACTGATCGTCGCGGGCTCGCGGCACAGCAACTTCCGGCAGCTCGCGGAGGCGCGGCTTCATTCGCAGGGGCTCCGCTGCCGGTGCATCCGTTGCCGCGAGGTAGGGAGAGCGCCCGAACCGGAGGAGGTGGCGATCTCGACCCTGGTTTACCGGGCGTGCGGCGGGGAGGAGCGCTTCATCCAGGCGGGTTCAAAAGACGCCCTCGTCGGGTTCGCCCGGCTCCGGTTCCCGTACAACCCCTTCCGCGACGAACTCGCGGGCGCCGCACTCCTGCGCGAGCTCCACGTCTACGGGAGCGTGGTGCCGATCAGCGCCCCGGCATCCGCCGACGAGTGGCAGCACCGCAGTTTCGGGAGCGTCCTCCTCTCCGCGGCCGAAGAGGAGGCACGGGATCACGGCTACCGGCGCCTCGCGGTGATGAGCGGTGTCGGGGTGCGGCCCTACTACAGGAAACAGGGATATGAACGAGTGGGGCCATATATGATCAAGACGTTCCCATGA
- a CDS encoding DNA primase small subunit domain-containing protein produces the protein MKPATLEFVKQRFAEYYQRQNLTVPSSLEQREWGFIFFDPTAEVRMRRHMAFADPLELGAYVKNLVPAHVYYSTAYYQTPSAPTMNEKHWAGADLIFDLDADQIVRGPYAVMLARVKEETEKLLAMLIDELGFARNQIRIAFSGGRGYHIHVTEIAVRGWGSQERREIVDYVCGIGLDPDAMLTPAGGETGWRRRYVEALRAHLAGLAARDPPEATAYLAGLDGIGKRTAAEFLADIGSLAAGRPEDLLKNRVVRAIVAAPDFEERLRDAGARADEPVTTDIKRLIRTPGSLHGGSGMRVVPLDIRDLAEFDPLVDAVVFGDRDVRVDLKANFTTSLLGNTYTLNAGIQNVPEALAIFLCCRGMAEIAGGA, from the coding sequence ATGAAACCCGCGACGCTCGAGTTTGTGAAGCAGAGGTTCGCCGAGTACTACCAGCGGCAGAACCTCACCGTTCCGTCCTCCCTCGAGCAGCGCGAATGGGGATTCATCTTCTTCGACCCCACGGCCGAAGTCCGGATGCGGCGGCACATGGCGTTTGCCGATCCGCTGGAACTCGGTGCGTACGTGAAAAACCTGGTCCCCGCGCACGTCTACTACTCGACGGCCTACTACCAGACGCCGTCGGCGCCGACGATGAACGAGAAGCACTGGGCGGGCGCCGACCTCATCTTCGATCTCGACGCCGACCAGATCGTTCGCGGCCCCTACGCGGTGATGCTCGCGCGGGTCAAGGAGGAGACCGAGAAACTGCTCGCGATGCTGATCGACGAACTCGGCTTTGCCAGGAACCAGATCCGGATCGCCTTCTCCGGGGGGCGCGGCTACCATATCCACGTCACCGAGATCGCCGTCCGGGGATGGGGCAGCCAGGAGCGGCGCGAGATCGTCGATTACGTCTGCGGCATCGGGCTCGATCCGGATGCGATGCTCACACCGGCGGGCGGCGAGACCGGGTGGCGGCGGCGCTACGTGGAAGCGCTCCGCGCCCACCTCGCGGGGCTTGCGGCTCGCGACCCGCCGGAAGCAACGGCTTACCTTGCGGGACTCGACGGTATCGGGAAGCGAACGGCCGCGGAGTTCCTTGCGGATATCGGCAGCCTCGCCGCTGGGCGCCCGGAGGATCTCCTCAAGAACCGGGTCGTCCGGGCGATCGTGGCCGCACCCGACTTTGAGGAGAGGCTCCGGGACGCCGGGGCGCGTGCGGACGAACCGGTCACGACCGATATCAAGCGGCTGATCCGGACGCCGGGGTCGCTGCACGGCGGCAGCGGCATGCGGGTCGTGCCGCTCGATATCCGGGACCTCGCGGAGTTCGATCCGCTCGTGGACGCCGTGGTCTTCGGCGACCGCGACGTGCGGGTCGACCTGAAGGCAAATTTCACCACGTCCCTGCTCGGGAACACCTACACGCTCAACGCAGGGATCCAGAACGTCCCCGAAGCGCTCGCGATCTTCCTCTGCTGCCGGGGCATGGCGGAGATAGCCGGGGGTGCATGA
- a CDS encoding 50S ribosomal protein L44e, producing MKMPSKFKTYCPFCRNHQVHEVVKVKKGKVRHFNWIDRQKARRSTVGNMGKFNKVPGGDKPTKKINVRYRCTVCGKAHLRPGFRIGKFELTE from the coding sequence ATGAAAATGCCGTCAAAATTCAAGACGTACTGCCCGTTCTGCAGGAACCACCAGGTTCACGAAGTCGTGAAGGTAAAGAAGGGCAAAGTGCGCCACTTCAACTGGATCGACCGCCAGAAGGCGCGCAGGAGCACGGTGGGCAACATGGGCAAGTTCAACAAGGTGCCCGGCGGCGACAAGCCGACGAAGAAGATCAACGTCAGATACCGGTGTACGGTCTGCGGCAAGGCGCACCTCCGGCCGGGATTCAGGATCGGCAAATTCGAGCTTACGGAGTGA
- a CDS encoding 30S ribosomal protein S27e codes for MVRVNRENRSTFLRVKCPDCENEQVVFERASTVVECTVCGRILAEPHGGKADIKAEIMAVLE; via the coding sequence ATGGTCCGGGTAAACAGGGAGAACAGGAGCACATTCCTCCGGGTAAAGTGCCCCGACTGCGAGAATGAGCAGGTAGTCTTTGAGAGAGCGAGTACCGTCGTGGAGTGCACCGTCTGCGGACGTATCCTTGCGGAGCCTCACGGCGGGAAGGCTGATATAAAAGCTGAGATAATGGCAGTACTTGAGTGA
- a CDS encoding translation initiation factor IF-2 subunit alpha translates to MNEREWPEEGELVVCTVADVKDFAAFVTLDEYNERRGLIPISEIARGWIKYIRDFVREGQKVVCKVLNVDPDRGHIDLSLKDVNEHQRREKVHEWKNEQKATKWVGFAAEASGVDRKVIEEAIFREYGQLYPAFEDIVTTGGEAADKLNLDEPVKAALITVANENVKVSRVTITGNLILSSPRPDGVNVIRRALRSAQPKVENVDIDLIYVGAPKYRIKVTAPDYKEAEKAIEKAANAAVGVVERAGGSGKFIRKQKAG, encoded by the coding sequence ATGAATGAGAGAGAGTGGCCCGAGGAAGGAGAACTCGTTGTCTGCACGGTCGCGGACGTCAAGGACTTTGCGGCGTTCGTGACCCTGGACGAGTACAACGAGCGGAGAGGGCTCATACCGATATCCGAGATAGCGCGGGGCTGGATTAAGTATATCCGGGACTTCGTACGAGAAGGACAGAAGGTCGTCTGCAAAGTCCTGAACGTCGACCCCGATCGCGGCCACATCGATCTCTCGTTAAAAGATGTAAACGAGCACCAGCGGCGCGAGAAGGTCCACGAGTGGAAGAACGAACAGAAGGCCACGAAATGGGTCGGGTTCGCCGCCGAGGCTTCGGGAGTGGACAGGAAGGTCATCGAGGAGGCGATCTTCCGCGAATACGGCCAGCTGTACCCGGCCTTCGAGGATATCGTCACCACCGGCGGCGAGGCAGCGGATAAACTGAACCTCGATGAGCCGGTCAAAGCGGCACTCATCACCGTCGCGAACGAGAACGTGAAGGTCTCGAGGGTGACGATCACGGGAAACCTCATCCTGTCGTCGCCCCGGCCCGACGGCGTCAACGTGATCCGCCGGGCGCTCCGGAGTGCGCAACCGAAGGTCGAGAATGTGGATATCGACCTGATCTACGTCGGAGCCCCGAAATATCGGATAAAAGTGACCGCGCCCGATTATAAGGAAGCCGAGAAGGCGATCGAGAAGGCGGCAAACGCCGCCGTCGGCGTGGTCGAGCGGGCCGGCGGCTCCGGCAAATTTATCCGGAAGCAGAAGGCCGGATAA
- a CDS encoding RNA-protein complex protein Nop10 translates to MSSRIRRCPHDRRYTLSDLCPVCGRPSRPAHPARFSPEDRYGRYRRAVRRWNTSE, encoded by the coding sequence ATGAGCAGCCGCATTCGCCGCTGTCCGCACGACCGGAGATACACGCTCTCGGATCTCTGCCCGGTCTGCGGCCGGCCGTCTCGGCCGGCCCACCCGGCACGTTTTTCACCCGAGGATAGGTACGGTAGGTACAGGAGGGCCGTACGCAGATGGAACACGTCAGAGTAA
- a CDS encoding proteasome assembly chaperone family protein, translating to MEHVRVTFLREGNIGAPVLIEGLPGIGHVGKLVADHLIHELGAEKIGEISSLHFPPQVIVDERGTTHLANNEIYRYEKDGRAALFLVGDFQSNSAEGHYILAEHYLDIAEDLGVERIYALGGYGVGHLVENPRVLSAVNMEHLRPEVEASGGSFENAGSGGMIVGASGLLLGLGEARGIEGICLMGETSGYIVDPKSADSLLTVLSRLTGIEVDHTSLQQRAGDMEQIIAKIQEAEEAKGREELSYIG from the coding sequence ATGGAACACGTCAGAGTAACCTTTTTGCGAGAGGGCAATATCGGCGCTCCGGTCCTGATCGAGGGTCTGCCCGGCATAGGACACGTCGGGAAACTCGTTGCCGACCACCTGATCCACGAACTCGGCGCCGAGAAGATAGGGGAGATCTCCTCCCTCCACTTCCCACCCCAGGTGATTGTCGACGAGCGGGGCACCACTCACCTCGCCAACAACGAGATCTACCGCTACGAGAAGGACGGCAGGGCGGCCCTCTTCCTCGTGGGCGACTTCCAGAGCAACTCGGCCGAGGGCCACTACATCCTCGCGGAGCACTACCTCGATATCGCCGAAGACCTCGGTGTTGAGCGGATATACGCGCTCGGAGGCTACGGTGTCGGCCACCTGGTCGAGAACCCGAGGGTGCTCTCGGCCGTCAACATGGAGCATCTCCGCCCCGAGGTGGAGGCATCCGGCGGGTCGTTTGAGAACGCCGGGAGCGGCGGGATGATCGTGGGGGCCTCGGGCCTCCTGCTCGGCCTCGGCGAGGCGCGGGGCATCGAGGGGATCTGCCTGATGGGCGAGACGAGCGGCTACATCGTCGACCCGAAGAGCGCCGACAGCCTTCTTACGGTGCTCTCCCGCCTGACCGGGATCGAGGTCGACCACACCTCGCTGCAGCAGCGTGCCGGGGATATGGAGCAGATCATAGCAAAGATCCAGGAAGCCGAAGAGGCAAAAGGCCGCGAAGAACTGAGTTATATCGGATAA
- a CDS encoding DUF234 domain-containing protein has translation MARLKVTCRLMEGAGLIVDQYVRPRFAAYVGRLFEAIVADLFELFNQHGALPFVYTRLGSWWHRGEEIDIVCLREGQSKILFCECTWQDGVDGHRVLEELRAKAPHVSWQNGKREEHFCIATRTFSRRPMEDDRVSCYDLDDLTRVVADCRKGGFSA, from the coding sequence TTGGCGAGGCTTAAGGTTACGTGTCGGCTGATGGAGGGTGCCGGGCTGATCGTGGATCAGTACGTCAGACCGCGGTTCGCGGCGTACGTGGGCAGGCTCTTTGAGGCGATCGTCGCAGATCTCTTTGAACTCTTTAACCAGCATGGTGCCCTGCCCTTTGTCTATACACGGCTGGGGAGTTGGTGGCACCGGGGTGAGGAGATCGATATCGTCTGCCTCCGCGAAGGCCAATCAAAGATTCTCTTCTGCGAGTGCACATGGCAGGACGGTGTGGACGGCCATCGGGTTCTCGAGGAACTCCGGGCGAAAGCGCCCCATGTCTCATGGCAGAACGGCAAGCGCGAGGAACATTTCTGTATCGCGACACGAACATTCTCTCGCCGCCCGATGGAGGACGATCGAGTCTCCTGCTATGACCTTGACGATCTAACGAGAGTTGTTGCAGATTGCCGAAAAGGGGGTTTCTCGGCATAG
- a CDS encoding RDD family protein, with translation MVTLYLARWETRFWAWLIDIILVGLPVWALSDRLPPSWEFTVSPGLISISLSSAVFFLYWTLFEGYRGQSIGKMALKIRVTGRAGEDIGFFAATIQSFGKAFLLVPDCLIGWLAMPGSKQRLFNRISGTVVIETREAEEPEGVTYVKQEE, from the coding sequence ATGGTCACCCTCTACCTCGCCCGATGGGAGACCCGGTTCTGGGCCTGGCTCATCGACATCATCCTGGTAGGACTGCCCGTCTGGGCACTCTCCGACCGGCTGCCGCCCTCCTGGGAGTTCACCGTATCCCCGGGGCTCATCTCGATCAGCCTCTCCTCGGCGGTTTTCTTCCTCTACTGGACGCTCTTTGAGGGATACCGCGGCCAGTCGATCGGCAAGATGGCGTTGAAGATCCGGGTCACCGGCCGTGCCGGAGAGGATATCGGGTTTTTTGCCGCAACAATCCAGAGTTTCGGCAAAGCGTTTCTCCTCGTCCCCGACTGCCTGATCGGGTGGCTCGCCATGCCGGGCTCGAAACAGCGGCTCTTCAACCGGATCTCGGGCACCGTCGTGATAGAGACCCGCGAAGCGGAGGAGCCTGAGGGCGTCACTTACGTGAAGCAGGAGGAGTGA
- a CDS encoding rhodanese-like domain-containing protein, protein MKQDPTFVIIDVRRPDEYAGGHIPGAINIDSTHLSEHLESLDPDGTYLLCCQRGGRSAGAREVMEKAGFREVYDVKGGMSAWQAAGLPVTGV, encoded by the coding sequence ATGAAGCAGGATCCAACATTCGTCATCATCGATGTCAGGAGACCGGATGAGTATGCCGGGGGACATATCCCGGGCGCAATCAACATCGACTCGACGCACCTCTCCGAGCACCTTGAAAGCCTTGACCCGGACGGGACATATCTTCTCTGTTGCCAGCGGGGCGGACGGAGTGCCGGCGCCCGCGAGGTAATGGAGAAGGCCGGGTTCCGCGAAGTTTACGACGTCAAAGGCGGCATGAGCGCCTGGCAGGCTGCCGGGCTCCCGGTGACCGGGGTTTGA
- a CDS encoding ATP-binding cassette domain-containing protein gives MTAFTVENLIRHLERLQARGPIPFDVKSGEIFGILCPCGQDRQTLLSLLMTILFPVPGFAERSPLAVLGNLGDVRRCMGIVLPESVLDPALTGRENLDFHARLHGLGDDLRKKRIPEVMDLFGIAGSADARVETYSPVMLQQLEIARAYLTRPSVLFLAEPTAGLDDAGRREIWGLLRRLNRERRATIIFTTHDVEEAEAICTRVAVVDRGEVVALDTPETFRAVMAVNDTPLGFDDTA, from the coding sequence ATGACTGCCTTTACCGTTGAGAACCTGATCCGGCATCTGGAGCGGCTCCAGGCGAGGGGCCCGATCCCGTTCGACGTGAAGAGCGGAGAGATCTTTGGTATTCTCTGCCCCTGCGGTCAGGACCGGCAGACCCTGCTTTCCCTCCTCATGACGATACTCTTTCCGGTTCCGGGATTTGCCGAGCGTTCACCGCTCGCGGTTCTCGGCAACCTCGGAGACGTGCGTAGATGCATGGGCATCGTCCTTCCCGAGTCGGTGCTCGACCCTGCGCTGACCGGCAGGGAGAACCTGGACTTCCACGCCCGGCTGCACGGCCTGGGCGACGATCTCCGGAAGAAAAGGATCCCCGAGGTCATGGACCTCTTCGGGATCGCCGGGAGCGCCGATGCTCGTGTCGAGACCTACTCTCCTGTCATGCTGCAGCAGTTAGAGATCGCCCGGGCATACCTCACGCGCCCGTCGGTCCTCTTCCTTGCCGAACCGACGGCCGGGCTGGACGATGCCGGGCGCCGGGAGATCTGGGGCCTGCTCCGACGGCTGAACCGCGAGCGGAGGGCGACGATCATCTTTACGACGCACGATGTGGAAGAAGCGGAGGCAATCTGCACCCGGGTTGCCGTGGTGGATCGCGGTGAGGTCGTTGCCCTGGACACACCGGAGACCTTCCGTGCGGTGATGGCCGTCAATGATACCCCGCTTGGATTCGATGATACCGCCTAG
- a CDS encoding DUF1614 domain-containing protein, producing METELPAIAILPVFFSPEQILVALAVLIPALVIFNLILISEGVFESIGLRFYQAMLVTVGALLGSLIDIPLLPVGEDLIAVNVGGAVIPLVVTLEMVGRGRVSRPKSLAAVVLVSLVAYVAATPVPGLGITMPFYVAPLAGAITGLLLARGCRTAPGLAYAGGTMGTLLGADILNLANPDVFLMLTGGGPTVLSIGGAGIFDGIFVTGVLAVILAAYAGRGLRKKGGVCPQEGRE from the coding sequence ATGGAGACCGAACTGCCCGCGATAGCGATTCTACCGGTTTTCTTCAGCCCGGAACAGATCCTCGTTGCGCTAGCGGTTCTCATACCGGCCCTGGTCATATTCAACCTCATCCTCATCAGCGAGGGGGTCTTCGAGTCGATCGGACTCAGGTTCTACCAGGCGATGCTGGTGACCGTAGGGGCGCTGCTCGGGAGCCTGATCGATATCCCGCTTCTCCCGGTGGGGGAGGATCTCATCGCGGTCAACGTGGGCGGGGCCGTCATCCCCCTCGTCGTGACGCTCGAGATGGTCGGCCGGGGCCGGGTCTCGCGGCCAAAGTCCCTCGCCGCCGTCGTTCTGGTATCGCTCGTCGCCTACGTCGCTGCAACGCCCGTCCCCGGCCTCGGGATCACGATGCCGTTCTACGTCGCACCCCTCGCAGGCGCCATAACAGGGCTCCTCCTCGCCCGCGGCTGCCGCACCGCCCCCGGCCTCGCCTATGCCGGGGGAACCATGGGCACCCTGCTCGGGGCCGACATCCTCAACCTCGCGAACCCCGACGTTTTTTTGATGCTTACCGGAGGCGGGCCGACCGTCCTCTCCATCGGGGGTGCGGGAATCTTCGACGGCATCTTCGTCACCGGCGTCCTCGCGGTCATTCTTGCGGCGTATGCGGGGAGGGGGCTCCGGAAGAAGGGGGGTGTCTGCCCGCAGGAGGGAAGGGAGTGA